Within Diabrotica virgifera virgifera chromosome 7, PGI_DIABVI_V3a, the genomic segment ACCCTAGTTAAAGTGTACTTTAGGTTTTCATGAAATCGGGCATtaatgttgctccacaatattgatatgatatgcaattatttaagtgaatttaattaattgttaTTTTACTTGTAATACtgcaatttaataattaattttatttgctatATGCAATGTTTACCCATAGACATATAATATCAAGACTGCTCGCTGctatcttaaaatgggtgacgattgcaacagagataaatgagcctattagGTGGGAAGTCTCTTTCTAATCGGAGGAGTTCATCCAATCGGCCACAGTGGGAAAATGACGTGATCCAATAAACCCAACGCCATTGGATAAACCCCGTCGATTAGAAAGAGACTTCCCACcttaatataattggccaatataattaaatgtGCTAAACATGTTGCTGATTTATGACAATaggtgtcgctcttccgaacttgcactAAATCACTAAAAACTATATACTTACTTCTACTCCATGTTCCGTATAGAAATCTGCAGTCCCTAAACTTGCATAAAGTTTATAACCCATTTTCTGTAACGAAGCAATACTTGGCAGAAGTTCCATTTTATGCTGAAATATAAATTGCTTCTTTAACAAAAACAACTACAAAACTAATATAAGGAAATATGTACTGCGAGCTAAATAATCTTTTCTGATGATGCAAACGTCCATTTCCTTACGTATGGTAGatgtacatttacagggtacaaggtttctccccatgtgataatctgacgcgctcgagtaactgcaataatgcccgcttgggctcccctaccataaacttTTGATTATTCATTCATTaatataccactaaatttagtttttcatcctctttttgAGTGAAGAAtccgttttaaaaaaattgatgtAAATGGTGTTGTTTGTatggctcccctaccataagtaacTGATTAATGGGACTCTAGTGTACCAAGGCTCTTTCATAACATGCATAGTTTGAACTGTTTTGTAATTTTAGAAGTTTTTGATTTATTAAGAATGTGTCGTAAAAAAGTATTATTCATTAACTTACCTTAAACGTTCCAATGGataacaaaattgatttttctGGAATACTAAATCCTGTGCTCATCATGGCCTTCAAGTAGGCTTCATATCGATTCTCTCCAAAACAGGCAACTTCTCCTGTGGAGGCCATTTCTACACCCAACATGAAGTCAGCACCAGCTAATCTCGAGAATGAAAATTGTGGTACTTTTACTCCAACTCTACCACAGCCTTCCAGTACATCTACAGGTTCTACTTCCTCACCAACCATAACCCTAGTAGCCATAGCAACAAAATCGTGATTTAAAGTTTTCGATACAAAAGGAAAAGACCTTGATACTCTTACGTTGCACTCGATCACTTTTAGGTCATTGTCTTTGGCTATCAGCTGCATATTGAAGGGACCGCTGATGTCTAGTGAAGCGGCTATTGATTTTACTATGTATTTTATTTTGGACAGAGTTTCAGCATTAATATCTTGAGGTGGTGTTACTAATGTGGCATCTCCTGAATGTACTCCGGCATTTTCTACGTGTTCTGACACAGCCATACAAAGAATAATACCATCACAAGCTACAGCGTCTACATCAATTTCTTTGCTTTCAAGTAAAAATTTGGAAATAACGACAGGATGTTCTTTACTTACATCACTTGCTGCGTTGAGGTAAGTTTCAAGATCTTGATTTGAATGAGCAACATTCATAGCAGCTCCACTAAGTACGTATGATGGTCGTACTAAACAAGGATAACCCACTTCTTCACAAAATTCTATTGCTGATTTAAGATTTGTTAGCTCTTTCCATCGAGGTTGCATAATGCCAATTCTATCCAACATACGTGAAAACTTAAAACGATTTTCAGCTCCATCGATAGAATCTGGAGACGTTCCTAGAATTATAGCTTTCTGTCTATGCAGATCCATTGCTATGTTATTGGGTAATTGACCTCCTACCGATAAAATAACTCCAGTAGGATTTTCAATATTATATATATCCATTACAGTTTCGAAAGAAATTTCTTCGAAGTATAATCTATCCGACATATCATAATCAGTACTAACTGTTTCTGGATTGTAATTTATCATAATAGTCTTCTTGTTTAGCCTGCGTAGTTCGCGCAGACAGCCAACTGCACAAGAATCGAATTCTACAGAACTTCCTATACGATAAACTCCTGAACCCAACACCATGGTATGTTGTTCTTCGAACTGCAAATCATGGCTGTCAGCATTATAAGTCACATAAAGATAGTTTGTTGTAGCAGGCCATTCTGCCGCAACTGTATCTATTTGTTTTACAAAAGGTGTAATTTGAAATTCTTCACGTTGCTTCCGGATAGCTAATTCAGTACTTTTAACAGCAGCAGCTATTTGTTTATCAGAAAATCCAATCTGCTTAGCCCTGAGAAGTGTCTCGTGGGTTAAGGAATACTGGTCGAAGGTCTCCAGGCAAGTTAAACAATCgattatatttttcattttctgCAAAAACCATCTGTCTATTTTTGTAAGTTCGTACAATTTTTCTATCGAATAGTTTTGTTTTAAAGCAGCTGATAAAACAAACATTCTCTTATCGGTTGGTTCTTTGAGCTCTTCATCGTTAACAGGCTTCAAATAAGGATCAAAACCGGTAACGTTCTCGTCAACCATACGTAAAGCTTTCTGAAAAGCTTCTTCAAATTTCCTACCAATCGACATCACTTCTCCAACACTTTTCATAGAACTTCCAATCTTGCTGCTCACTCTGGTAAACTTATGAAGATCCCATCTGGGAATTTTAACAACACAGTAATCCAAACTTGGTTCGAAGCATGCAGTTGTAACACCTGTAACTGAGTTATTAATGTCAGGAAGAGATACTCCCAAGGCTAGTTTCGCTGCCACGTAGGCCAAAGGATAGCCAGTAGCCTTACTAGCCAACGCAGAGCTTCTTGAAAGTCTAGCATTGACTTCGATAATATAAAATTCTTCAGAATTGGGGTTCAGAGCATACTGTATGTTACATTCACCTACTACGCCGAAATGTCTTATTACTTTAATAGCTGTGGACCTAAGCATGTTATATTCTTTATTGGAGAGTGTCTGACTAGGTGCCACTACTATAGACTCTCCTGTGTGTATTCCCAAAGGATCTACGTTTTCCATATTACAAACCGTTATACAATTGTCAAAGGCATCCCTTACAACTTCATATTCCACTTCTTTCCATCCTTTCAACGATTTATCGATAATTAGCTGGCTAGAATGGGCTAGAGCCTGCAAAGCTAAAGTTTTTAATTCATCTTTATTGTTAGCAAAACCTGAACCTAGACCTCCAAGAGAAAAAGCAGCTCTCGCCATCACTGGATAGCCTAAAATATCTGCGGCTTCTAAAGCTTCTTGAACAGAATGAGCGGCCATACTTGGAGCTACTTGTTCTCCTATTTCAGCTATTCTTTCGCTAAATATCTTACGATCCTCCGTATCTATAATTGCTTGAATGGGAGTACCTAGTATTTTACAATTATATTTCTGAAATACTCCAAGTTTTTCCAGTTCTATTCCACAATTTAAGCCCGTTTGTCCACCGAATGTCAGTAAGACACCACTAGGTCTTTCAGAACAGATAACTTGTTCGACGTATTCGGGTACCAAAGGTAGAAAATATACCTTATCAGCTAAACCTTTCGATGTTTGCACAGTAGCAATATTTGGATTGATAAGTACCGTTTGGATGTTTGCTTCTTTTAGAGCCTTAATAGCTTGAGATCCTGAGTAGTCAAATTCTCCGGCTTGTCCAATTGACAAACCACCAGACcctattataagaattttttttagTGGTAGTTGAGTTATAGGTTTTTCAatcttaaattttaattttgtagTCATTGAttctttaatattatttttaacgtCATTTTTAACTGCTTCTATAAATATGTCAAAGAGACATTCTAGATCTTCTGGTCCGGCCATATGTTCTGGATGAAATTGAACGCTGAAGTATGGTAATTTCGTATGGATTATACCTTCGTTGGTTTTATCATTAACATTTGTGAAAAGAGGTTCCCAATTCTCTGGCAGAGACTTTGTATCTATGGCGAAACCATGATTCTGAGAGGTCATGTAGCATCTTCCAGTGTCGTGATGAACACAAGGTTGATTGTGTCCTCGATTTCCATATCTTAAAATAAAAGTCAATCATTGAAAAACGACAATTATTGAATTTccctaaaattaaaaaacgaCACCATACAACAGACAGTACACaaagtattaaacaaaaatttaGAAATTATTGGCCACCAAAGGATTACCGAGTCCGATGACGTAGACATCCTGTGGAAAAGTATTGAGCAAATGAACAACGTAATAGAAAAACATCTAAAAGCAACACCCAGAATTAACAAACAGGAATGGATAACAGAAGAGATTTTACAAAGAGAATGGACAAACGAAGAGAATCCAAAGGAAAAGGTGACAAGAACGAAGAATACAAAAGATTAAAATAtgataattcgaaaaaaataactGAGGCAAAAGAGAAATGGATGGAAACAAAATGCGTCGAAATAGAAGAATTGCAACAAAGGCACGATTTcttaatttacataaaaaggtaaaagaGTTCAGATCGACTAATAAGAGAACAACTTTACACACCATGGTGAACACGGATGGCAAACTACTAGATTCGACCGAAAATAAACTGAAAAAATGGGAAGTTATATCAAAGATGTTTTTAATGCCATACGTGAAGAACCAAGAAGATCGGACCACAACAACGAAGGACCGGGAATTCTGAAAACTGAAATTATAAATGCCATTAAACAACTCAAAAACAAATAAGAGCCCAGGTCCAGATGGAATATACCCAGAAACGTTGAAATTGATCAGTGAAGAATACATCGAAATATTTGTCCTTTTATTCAATCGCATTTATGATACAGGAAAAATGCCACAAGACTGGCTAGAATCAATATTCATCCCACTATCGAAAAAACCAAACCCATATCACTGCCACGAGTTCCttctgataagccttatgagtcaCGCAGTAAAAGTCCTATTAAAAGTCGTATGTACGATAACCGAATATATAAACAGTGTGAAACAATTATTGGA encodes:
- the LOC114336164 gene encoding CAD protein — translated: MANSEHKVPCFLVLEDGTILPGESFGAQKAVEGEVVFQTGMVGYPESLTDPSYHAQILILTYPIIGNYGVPEEKKDENNLPYFFESNRIWASALVVGEHCNYPSHWRSTRTLSAWMAQENVPGIQGIDTRQLTKKIREHGTMLGKIVYRLPLPAEVSILDPNLRNLVAEVSIEKPVTYNINGTPRICAVDCGLKYNQIRCLLKRGARVDVVPWNHQLNIEDYDGLFLSNGPGNPEMCKETIANIKSVVTDNRVKPIFGICLGHQLLSMAIGCSSYKMKYGNRGHNQPCVHHDTGRCYMTSQNHGFAIDTKSLPENWEPLFTNVNDKTNEGIIHTKLPYFSVQFHPEHMAGPEDLECLFDIFIEAVKNDVKNNIKESMTTKLKFKIEKPITQLPLKKILIIGSGGLSIGQAGEFDYSGSQAIKALKEANIQTVLINPNIATVQTSKGLADKVYFLPLVPEYVEQVICSERPSGVLLTFGGQTGLNCGIELEKLGVFQKYNCKILGTPIQAIIDTEDRKIFSERIAEIGEQVAPSMAAHSVQEALEAADILGYPVMARAAFSLGGLGSGFANNKDELKTLALQALAHSSQLIIDKSLKGWKEVEYEVVRDAFDNCITVCNMENVDPLGIHTGESIVVAPSQTLSNKEYNMLRSTAIKVIRHFGVVGECNIQYALNPNSEEFYIIEVNARLSRSSALASKATGYPLAYVAAKLALGVSLPDINNSVTGVTTACFEPSLDYCVVKIPRWDLHKFTRVSSKIGSSMKSVGEVMSIGRKFEEAFQKALRMVDENVTGFDPYLKPVNDEELKEPTDKRMFVLSAALKQNYSIEKLYELTKIDRWFLQKMKNIIDCLTCLETFDQYSLTHETLLRAKQIGFSDKQIAAAVKSTELAIRKQREEFQITPFVKQIDTVAAEWPATTNYLYVTYNADSHDLQFEEQHTMVLGSGVYRIGSSVEFDSCAVGCLRELRRLNKKTIMINYNPETVSTDYDMSDRLYFEEISFETVMDIYNIENPTGVILSVGGQLPNNIAMDLHRQKAIILGTSPDSIDGAENRFKFSRMLDRIGIMQPRWKELTNLKSAIEFCEEVGYPCLVRPSYVLSGAAMNVAHSNQDLETYLNAASDVSKEHPVVISKFLLESKEIDVDAVACDGIILCMAVSEHVENAGVHSGDATLVTPPQDINAETLSKIKYIVKSIAASLDISGPFNMQLIAKDNDLKVIECNVRVSRSFPFVSKTLNHDFVAMATRVMVGEEVEPVDVLEGCGRVGVKVPQFSFSRLAGADFMLGVEMASTGEVACFGENRYEAYLKAMMSTGFSIPEKSILLSIGTFKHKMELLPSIASLQKMGYKLYASLGTADFYTEHGVEVKNCITFASTTLTPDYILLGASSDNTTVVSELAAEAAGLKMYLNETFTTLRLRDLDVWSKHLANWPKRAPLCVHAESQTTAAIILLASLQNRPVHICHVARKEEILLIKAAKEKGLKVTCEVCPHHLFLSTNDIEKIGVTKSQVRPVLVSPEDQQALWDNLSIIDCFATDHAPHTIEEKLSEKAPPGFPGLETILPLLLNAVNEGRITLEDVINKFHKNPKRIFNLPEQHNTYVEVDMEEEWTIPEAMSYSKAKWTPFAGKKIKGAVHRVVLRGEVAYVEGQVLVQPGFGQNVREWDKRLYTTSVDMSRPSSTLALDRPLSPYLLNNSLEYDNDKQTNEIFSRLLSGEGKVHFANEAQTFDSRILSPIPPRIRTESFSNTADKKSKTDIAADQAQPHHITHHHPWFNKHIVTVDTFTKDELNDIFNLAQTLRAYVVKDKPLDHVLRGKIMASMFYEVSTRTCCSFAAAMQRLGGRVIYMDETSSSVKKGESLEDSVVVMAGYADVVVLRHPVPGSIQKASHHCRKALINAGDGIGEHPTQALLDIFTIRDEIGTVNGLTITLVGDLKNGRTVHSLARLLTLYNVQLRYVSPPNLKMPQHVTAFVKSKGISQEEYSKLEDILPETDVLYMTRIQRERFTSQEEYDKACGHFIVTPKLMTSAKKKMIVLHPLPRVFEISPEFDTDPRAAYFRQAECGMYVRMAVLTMLLGKC